Proteins encoded in a region of the Pseudomonas sp. GOM7 genome:
- a CDS encoding glucosamine inositolphosphorylceramide transferase family protein gives MHTYPTFNIYSEVNFDRPSLRVGVMLDGLDVPAWVEKVLSDIKSSGFAEISLVLLNANVTESPLPASRFKRLITGQMKNALYSRYISFDNARHGHLVTALHSKNVCYLVDGLPLLQINSIRGRYVDRFVERDLEIIGSHDLDVILRFGFNILKGDILNSARYGVWSYHHGDNNEYRGGPALFWEMYERNPLSGTILQKLTETLDGGQVIYRSYSATEDKIWLSANRSRTYWKAAAYVMRCLRSLYLHGEKGLVVEPAQPYDKSIYRTPTNLQMLPFLARLAFTVLASKLTKKREQWFIAYRPRVKTELAVPKVEGFIPLFPPKDRFYADPFPIQVSGRNFIFFEELKYSEDKGVISYIELDEENKPSSPRVALSTDTHLSYPFLFEWNEEVFMIPETAQGRTVTLFRAVSFPAEWEVVGNLLENINAADATLIEHEGTWYMFVNVSECGGSTCDELFLFFADSPLGPWMPHALNPIKSDVRSSRPAGKIFKHEGRLIRPAQDCSKSYGYAIQFFEIVELTRDVFKEELVGRIDPVWLRGLKGTHTYNVSETIEVIDGKIFR, from the coding sequence ATGCATACATATCCAACCTTCAATATATATTCAGAAGTTAATTTTGATCGTCCGTCGCTTAGAGTCGGCGTCATGCTTGACGGGTTAGATGTTCCTGCTTGGGTGGAAAAAGTACTATCGGACATAAAGTCTTCTGGTTTTGCTGAAATTTCACTTGTCCTATTGAATGCCAATGTTACAGAATCTCCGTTGCCCGCAAGTCGATTTAAGAGGCTAATAACTGGGCAGATGAAGAATGCGTTGTATTCTCGGTATATTTCATTTGATAATGCTAGGCATGGTCACCTTGTAACGGCTTTGCACAGCAAAAATGTATGCTATCTGGTTGATGGATTGCCCCTGCTTCAAATTAACAGTATTAGGGGGAGGTATGTTGATCGCTTTGTAGAGCGAGATTTGGAGATTATTGGTTCACATGATCTGGATGTTATTCTTAGGTTTGGGTTCAATATATTAAAGGGTGATATCTTAAATAGCGCTAGGTATGGTGTGTGGTCTTATCATCATGGTGACAATAATGAGTACAGAGGAGGGCCGGCTTTATTTTGGGAGATGTATGAGCGTAATCCACTTTCCGGAACGATCTTGCAAAAGTTGACAGAGACGTTAGATGGCGGTCAGGTTATATATCGCTCTTATAGCGCCACGGAGGACAAAATATGGCTGAGCGCAAATCGCAGTCGCACATATTGGAAGGCTGCTGCATATGTCATGCGTTGTTTGCGCAGTCTATATTTGCATGGGGAGAAGGGGTTGGTCGTAGAACCAGCGCAGCCCTATGATAAATCTATCTATAGAACGCCAACCAACTTGCAGATGCTGCCTTTTTTAGCTCGCCTGGCGTTTACTGTTCTTGCCTCTAAGTTAACAAAAAAAAGGGAGCAGTGGTTTATTGCTTATAGACCAAGGGTCAAGACTGAGTTGGCTGTGCCGAAGGTAGAGGGATTTATACCCTTGTTTCCTCCGAAAGATCGTTTTTATGCTGATCCCTTTCCTATTCAAGTTTCAGGTAGGAATTTTATCTTCTTTGAAGAGCTGAAGTATAGCGAAGATAAAGGTGTCATCTCTTATATTGAGCTTGACGAGGAAAATAAACCTTCTTCACCGAGGGTGGCTTTGTCTACTGATACTCATCTTTCTTATCCATTTCTGTTTGAGTGGAATGAGGAAGTGTTTATGATTCCTGAAACGGCACAGGGGCGAACAGTCACTCTATTTCGTGCTGTTTCCTTTCCGGCGGAATGGGAAGTTGTTGGGAATCTGCTAGAGAATATTAATGCTGCAGATGCGACCTTGATCGAGCATGAGGGCACTTGGTATATGTTTGTCAATGTCAGCGAGTGCGGGGGATCAACTTGTGATGAGTTGTTTCTGTTCTTTGCTGACTCCCCATTGGGGCCATGGATGCCGCATGCACTCAATCCAATAAAGTCTGATGTGCGTAGCTCAAGGCCGGCTGGTAAAATATTTAAACATGAGGGGCGACTTATTAGGCCGGCTCAAGACTGCTCTAAATCATATGGATATGCCATTCAGTTTTTTGAAATTGTTGAGTTGACCAGAGATGTTTTCAAGGAGGAGTTGGTGGGGCGGATAGACCCAGTTTGGTTAAGGGGTTTGAAGGGGACGCACACATATAATGTATCTGAGACTATTGAAGTTATCGACGGAAAAATTTTCCGCTAG
- a CDS encoding polysaccharide biosynthesis protein yields the protein MLKAADRLRERLIGLSRRSKRILQVMTDVVLVWCALWLAFVVRMGELDAADPFGEHAWLFVFTPLISVPIFIRMGMYRAVMRYFGNDALKSIFKAVSLSALLLALAVYWYRDTTAVIPRSMVLNYWWLSLMMIGGLRLLMRQYFMGDWFSAERPNRLQIRDQGLPRVAIYGAGAAGNQLLAALRMGRSLTPVAFIDDDSSIANRAIAGLRVYKPKHILQMIEETAAQEILLAVPSASRARRREILELLGQYSLHVRSVPGFMDLASGRVKVDDVQEVDIADLLGRDPVPPQKALFERCIRNQVVMVTGAGGSIGSELCRQILSSEPKTLLLFEHSEFNLYSIHAELLGRIKRESLAVQLIPILGSIRNPERLDEVMSSWAVDTVYHAAAYKHVPMVEHNIAEGLLNNVFGTLFTAQAAVKAGVAHFVLISTDKAVRPTNVMGSTKRLAEMVLQALSGEPAPVLWGREEKVHRVNKTRFTMVRFGNVLGSSGSVIPLFHEQIRRGGPVTVTHPNITRYFMTIPEAAQLVIQAGSMGEGGDVFVLDMGQPVKIADLAEKMIQLSGLSVRSVDNPHGDISIEFSGLRPGEKLYEELLIGDNVSPTEHSMIMRANEEMLPWAQYRQVLQALHEAVAREDYERVRQLLREVVSGYRPEGEIVDWLYLQKRTE from the coding sequence ATGCTGAAGGCTGCTGATCGCCTGCGTGAGCGCCTGATAGGGTTGTCGAGGCGCTCCAAGCGCATACTCCAGGTCATGACGGATGTCGTGCTGGTCTGGTGCGCACTGTGGTTGGCTTTCGTGGTGCGAATGGGGGAGTTGGATGCCGCTGATCCATTTGGTGAGCATGCATGGCTTTTTGTTTTTACACCCTTGATTTCCGTCCCCATTTTCATCCGCATGGGCATGTATCGGGCGGTGATGCGTTACTTCGGCAATGATGCGCTGAAGAGCATTTTCAAGGCCGTTTCCCTTTCTGCCTTGCTGCTGGCCTTGGCGGTCTATTGGTATCGAGACACGACAGCCGTGATACCTCGCTCCATGGTGCTCAATTATTGGTGGTTGAGTCTGATGATGATCGGCGGGCTGCGCTTGCTGATGCGTCAGTACTTCATGGGGGACTGGTTTTCTGCCGAGCGCCCCAATCGCCTGCAGATACGTGACCAGGGCCTGCCACGAGTGGCTATATACGGTGCCGGTGCGGCGGGGAATCAATTGCTGGCTGCGCTGCGTATGGGGCGTTCGCTGACGCCCGTTGCCTTTATCGACGATGATTCGTCGATTGCCAATCGTGCGATAGCGGGGCTGAGGGTCTACAAGCCCAAGCATATCCTGCAAATGATCGAGGAAACCGCCGCTCAGGAAATTCTTCTTGCGGTGCCTTCTGCTTCTCGCGCGCGTCGACGAGAGATCCTCGAGTTGCTCGGTCAGTACAGCTTGCATGTACGCAGTGTGCCGGGGTTCATGGATCTGGCCAGTGGCCGGGTGAAGGTGGATGACGTACAGGAGGTTGACATCGCCGACCTGCTGGGGCGTGATCCGGTGCCGCCGCAGAAGGCCTTGTTCGAGCGCTGCATTCGTAACCAGGTGGTCATGGTCACCGGGGCGGGGGGGTCGATTGGCTCGGAGCTCTGCCGGCAGATTCTTTCCAGTGAGCCTAAGACCCTGCTGTTGTTCGAGCACAGCGAGTTCAATCTCTACAGCATCCATGCCGAGTTGCTGGGCCGGATCAAGCGCGAGTCGCTTGCCGTTCAGTTGATCCCCATTCTGGGCTCGATTCGCAACCCGGAGCGGCTCGATGAGGTGATGTCGAGCTGGGCGGTGGATACGGTCTATCACGCGGCGGCGTACAAGCATGTGCCGATGGTGGAGCACAACATCGCCGAAGGCTTACTGAACAACGTGTTCGGCACCCTGTTCACTGCTCAGGCTGCAGTCAAGGCCGGGGTTGCACATTTCGTCCTGATTTCCACGGACAAGGCGGTCCGACCGACCAATGTGATGGGTAGCACCAAGCGTTTGGCCGAGATGGTGTTGCAGGCACTCAGTGGTGAACCGGCGCCTGTGCTCTGGGGGCGCGAAGAGAAGGTGCATCGGGTGAACAAGACCCGTTTTACCATGGTGCGCTTCGGTAATGTGCTGGGTTCTTCTGGTTCGGTGATTCCGCTATTCCATGAGCAGATTCGCCGTGGTGGCCCAGTGACGGTGACGCACCCCAATATCACGCGTTACTTCATGACCATTCCCGAAGCCGCGCAATTGGTGATTCAGGCTGGGTCGATGGGTGAGGGCGGTGACGTCTTCGTTCTGGATATGGGGCAGCCGGTAAAGATTGCCGACCTGGCGGAAAAAATGATTCAGCTCAGTGGTTTGAGCGTGCGCTCGGTCGATAATCCCCATGGCGATATTTCCATCGAGTTTTCGGGGTTGCGCCCCGGTGAGAAGCTCTACGAAGAGCTATTGATCGGTGACAATGTCAGCCCCACCGAGCATTCGATGATCATGCGTGCCAACGAAGAGATGTTGCCCTGGGCGCAATACAGGCAAGTGCTGCAGGCGCTGCATGAGGCGGTGGCGCGTGAGGACTACGAGCGCGTGCGGCAGCTTCTACGCGAGGTAGTCTCGGGCTATCGCCCCGAGGGCGAGATCGTCGATTGGCTTTACTTGCAGAAACGCACAGAGTAG
- a CDS encoding UDP-glucose 4-epimerase family protein — protein sequence MTRQKILITGANGFIGTALVRRIVDHSNFSALAASRKINPDWPLGVEHVHLAELETACFSDFLSGVDTVVHCAARVHVMSDQVPDPLFEFQKINVHATLNLARQAAAAGVRRFLFISSVKVNGESTEQGKPFSPIDVPAPEDPYGLSKLEAEQGLMRLAGETGMEIVIIRPPLVYGPGVKGNFASLIKLVSKGLPLPLGAIHNKRSLVGIDNLVDLIIRCIDHPAAANQVFLAGDGEDLSTTELLRGVAEAMGRPARLIPVPAALLSLGAALLGKRAVAQRLLGSLQVDIGKARELLGWEPPVSVKEGLRRCVRDSSV from the coding sequence ATGACTCGGCAGAAGATCTTGATCACCGGTGCGAATGGATTTATTGGGACGGCTCTGGTTAGACGAATCGTCGATCATTCCAATTTTTCGGCGCTGGCCGCTTCTCGTAAGATCAACCCGGATTGGCCTCTCGGTGTGGAACATGTACATTTAGCGGAGCTTGAAACAGCTTGTTTTTCTGATTTCTTGAGTGGTGTCGATACAGTCGTACATTGCGCTGCTCGTGTACATGTAATGTCTGATCAGGTACCTGATCCTCTTTTTGAATTTCAAAAAATAAACGTCCATGCGACACTAAATTTAGCTCGTCAAGCGGCAGCAGCAGGTGTGCGGCGTTTCCTCTTTATCAGTTCAGTTAAGGTCAATGGTGAGTCGACCGAGCAAGGCAAGCCTTTCAGTCCTATTGATGTACCTGCTCCTGAGGATCCTTATGGTCTATCCAAGTTAGAGGCCGAACAAGGTCTTATGAGGTTGGCTGGTGAGACCGGAATGGAAATCGTCATCATCCGACCGCCCTTGGTCTATGGGCCGGGCGTCAAGGGCAACTTTGCCAGCCTGATCAAGCTCGTGAGCAAAGGGTTGCCGCTGCCATTAGGGGCTATTCATAACAAACGCTCTCTGGTGGGTATAGACAATCTGGTTGACCTGATCATCCGTTGCATTGACCATCCGGCAGCTGCCAATCAGGTCTTCCTTGCTGGGGATGGTGAGGATCTGTCAACGACCGAGCTTTTGCGTGGCGTGGCGGAAGCCATGGGGCGGCCCGCACGTCTGATTCCTGTGCCAGCGGCTTTGCTCAGCCTGGGTGCAGCGTTGTTGGGTAAGCGTGCCGTCGCTCAGCGTTTGCTGGGGTCACTGCAGGTGGATATCGGCAAAGCACGAGAATTGTTGGGTTGGGAGCCTCCCGTGTCTGTCAAAGAAGGATTGAGAAGGTGCGTTCGTGATTCGTCTGTTTGA
- a CDS encoding sugar transferase: MIRLFDVLFASLGLVFGFPVLLLIYVLGLFDTGSPLFRQERVGRNQKPFILIKFRTMTVDTASVASHLASSASITRLGAFLRKTKLDELPQLWNVLKGEMSLVGPRPGLFNQQELTAERACRGVFNVRPGITGLAQVSDIDMSTPQLLAETDQRMIRDLTLAHYFKYIFMTVLGKGAGDRVRSSS; the protein is encoded by the coding sequence GTGATTCGTCTGTTTGATGTTCTGTTTGCTTCTCTGGGATTGGTGTTCGGTTTTCCTGTCTTGCTGCTGATCTATGTGCTGGGCCTGTTCGATACAGGTTCACCTCTGTTTCGTCAGGAACGGGTGGGACGTAACCAGAAGCCTTTCATCCTGATCAAATTTCGCACCATGACGGTCGATACGGCCTCTGTCGCCAGCCACTTGGCTTCCAGTGCCTCCATTACGCGACTTGGTGCTTTTTTGCGTAAAACCAAGCTCGATGAATTGCCACAGCTTTGGAATGTACTGAAAGGGGAAATGAGTCTGGTAGGGCCGCGCCCAGGGCTGTTCAATCAACAGGAACTGACTGCAGAGCGGGCCTGTCGTGGTGTATTCAATGTGCGGCCGGGTATCACCGGGCTGGCTCAGGTGAGCGATATCGATATGTCGACACCGCAGTTGCTGGCAGAAACCGATCAGCGGATGATCCGTGACCTGACACTGGCGCATTATTTCAAGTACATCTTCATGACAGTGCTAGGCAAGGGCGCTGGTGATCGCGTGCGCTCTTCGTCATAA
- the uvrB gene encoding excinuclease ABC subunit UvrB, with translation MSEFQLVTRFKPAGDQPEAIRQMVEGLEAGLSHQTLLGVTGSGKTFSVANVIAQVQRPTLVLAPNKTLAAQLYGEFKAFFPNNAVEYFVSYYDYYQPEAYVPSSDTFIEKDASINDHIEQMRLSATKALIERKDVIVVCTVSSIYGLGSPEEYLKMVLHLDRGDKMDQRALLRRLAELQYTRNDMDFARATFRVRGDVIDIFPAESDLEAIRVELFDDEVESISAFDPLTGEVIQKLPRFTFYPKSHYVTPRETLLEAVEHIKAELQQRLEYLRGANKLVEAQRLEQRTRFDLEMILELGYCNGIENYSRYLSGRPAGAPPPTLYDYLPDEALLVIDESHVSVPQVGAMYKGDRSRKETLVEYGFRLPSALDNRPMRFEEWESACPQTIFVSATPGPYEGEHAGRVIEQVVRPTGLVDPEVEVRPARTQVDDLLSEIRLRVAVGERVLVTTLTKRMAEDLTDYLGDHDVKVRYLHSDIDTVERVEIIRDLRLGTFDVLVGINLLREGLDMPEVALVAILDADKEGFLRSERSLIQTIGRAARNLNGKAILYADNITGSMRRAIDETERRRAKQVAFNEANGIVPKGVQKDIKDILEGAVVPGARSNKRKGMAKAAEESARYEAELRSPSEITKRIRQLEEKMYALARDLEFEAAAQLRDEIQKLRDRLLQV, from the coding sequence ATGTCCGAGTTTCAGTTGGTGACCCGCTTCAAACCTGCCGGCGATCAGCCCGAGGCGATCCGGCAGATGGTCGAGGGACTGGAGGCCGGGCTTTCGCACCAGACCCTGCTGGGCGTCACCGGCTCGGGCAAGACCTTCTCCGTGGCCAACGTGATTGCCCAGGTGCAGCGCCCCACGCTGGTATTGGCGCCAAACAAGACCCTGGCCGCGCAGCTCTACGGTGAATTCAAGGCCTTCTTCCCGAACAACGCGGTGGAGTATTTCGTCTCCTACTACGACTACTACCAGCCGGAAGCCTATGTGCCGTCGTCCGACACCTTCATCGAGAAGGACGCCTCGATCAACGATCATATCGAGCAGATGCGTCTTTCCGCGACCAAGGCGCTGATCGAGCGCAAGGACGTCATCGTGGTCTGCACCGTGTCCTCGATCTACGGTCTGGGCAGCCCCGAGGAGTACCTGAAGATGGTGCTGCACCTCGACCGTGGCGACAAGATGGATCAGCGCGCGCTGCTGCGCCGCCTGGCCGAGCTGCAGTACACGCGCAACGACATGGATTTCGCCCGTGCCACCTTCCGTGTGCGCGGCGACGTGATCGACATCTTCCCGGCGGAATCGGATCTGGAAGCCATCCGTGTCGAGCTGTTCGACGATGAGGTGGAGAGCATCAGCGCCTTCGACCCGCTGACTGGCGAGGTGATCCAGAAGCTGCCGCGCTTCACCTTCTACCCCAAGAGCCACTACGTCACGCCGCGTGAAACCCTGCTGGAGGCGGTGGAGCACATCAAGGCCGAGCTGCAGCAGCGCCTGGAATACCTGCGTGGCGCCAACAAGCTGGTGGAGGCGCAGCGCCTGGAGCAGCGCACCCGCTTCGATCTGGAGATGATCCTCGAGTTAGGGTATTGCAACGGCATCGAGAACTACTCGCGCTACCTCTCTGGTCGCCCGGCCGGCGCGCCGCCACCCACCCTGTACGACTACCTGCCGGACGAGGCGCTGCTGGTGATCGACGAATCCCACGTCTCGGTGCCGCAGGTTGGCGCCATGTACAAGGGCGACCGTTCGCGCAAGGAAACCCTGGTGGAGTATGGCTTCCGCCTGCCTTCGGCACTGGACAACCGGCCGATGCGCTTCGAGGAATGGGAGTCCGCCTGCCCGCAGACCATCTTCGTTTCCGCCACGCCCGGGCCCTACGAGGGCGAGCATGCCGGGCGGGTGATCGAGCAGGTGGTGCGCCCCACCGGCCTGGTCGACCCCGAGGTGGAAGTGCGCCCGGCGCGCACCCAGGTCGACGACCTGCTGTCGGAGATCCGTCTGCGTGTTGCGGTGGGCGAGCGCGTGCTGGTCACCACCCTGACCAAGCGCATGGCCGAGGATCTGACCGACTACCTGGGTGACCACGACGTCAAGGTGCGCTACCTGCACTCGGACATTGACACGGTGGAGCGGGTGGAGATCATCCGCGATCTGCGCCTGGGCACCTTCGATGTGCTGGTGGGCATCAACCTGTTGCGCGAGGGCCTGGACATGCCGGAGGTGGCGCTGGTGGCCATCCTCGATGCGGACAAGGAAGGCTTCCTGCGCAGCGAGCGCTCGCTGATCCAGACCATTGGCCGCGCAGCGCGCAATCTCAATGGCAAGGCCATCCTCTACGCCGACAACATCACCGGCTCGATGCGCCGAGCCATCGACGAGACCGAGCGGCGTCGCGCCAAGCAGGTAGCCTTCAACGAGGCCAACGGTATCGTGCCCAAGGGCGTGCAGAAGGACATCAAGGACATCCTCGAAGGTGCCGTGGTGCCGGGGGCGCGCAGCAACAAGCGCAAGGGCATGGCCAAGGCCGCAGAGGAGAGCGCCCGTTACGAGGCCGAGCTGCGCTCGCCGAGTGAGATCACCAAGCGTATTCGCCAGTTGGAGGAGAAGATGTATGCCCTGGCTCGCGACCTGGAGTTCGAGGCCGCAGCGCAGTTGCGCGACGAGATTCAGAAGCTGCGTGATCGCTTGTTGCAGGTGTAG
- a CDS encoding ComEA family DNA-binding protein, which yields MMNVRLASLLFAVLASFSLAVSAAETSKADAAKPVAAQVAPATMVNLNTADAATLQRELVGIGETKAQAIVAYREQHGNFASVDELLEVKGIGEATLEKNRDKLSVN from the coding sequence ATGATGAACGTTCGTCTTGCTTCTCTGCTGTTTGCCGTTCTGGCTTCCTTCTCCCTGGCTGTTTCCGCAGCCGAAACCTCCAAGGCCGATGCCGCCAAGCCCGTTGCCGCTCAGGTGGCGCCGGCTACCATGGTCAATCTCAATACCGCCGATGCTGCGACCTTGCAGCGTGAGCTGGTGGGTATCGGCGAGACCAAGGCACAGGCGATCGTCGCATACCGTGAGCAGCACGGTAATTTCGCGTCGGTTGACGAGCTGTTGGAGGTCAAGGGGATTGGCGAGGCAACTCTGGAGAAGAATCGCGACAAGTTGAGCGTGAACTGA
- a CDS encoding amino acid aminotransferase: MSLFSAVEMAPRDPILGLNEAFNADTRSTKVNLGVGVYYNEEGRIPLLRAVAEAEKARIEAHAPRGYLPIEGIAAYDKAVQELLFGKGAALIEAGRVITTQALGGTGALKIGADFLKRLLPDATVAISDPSWENHRALFEAAGFPVQNYRYYDPFSNGVNRGGLLEDLRNLPARSIVVLHACCHNPTGVDLQMEDWKAVLEVLREREHVPFLDIAYQGFGDGIDQDAEAVRLFADSGLEFFVSSSFSKSFSLYGERVGALSLVTGSREEATRVLSQLKRVIRTNYSNPPTHGATVVASVLNSPELRAMWEAELGEMRERIRNMRLAMVEQLAALGAKRDFGFVAEQRGMFSYSGLTVEQVERLKEEFGIYAVGTGRICVAALNNGNLDSVTRAIHAVL; the protein is encoded by the coding sequence ATGAGTCTCTTCTCCGCCGTCGAAATGGCTCCGCGCGATCCCATCCTGGGCCTCAACGAAGCATTCAACGCCGACACCCGCAGCACCAAGGTCAACCTTGGCGTGGGCGTCTACTACAACGAGGAGGGGCGAATTCCGCTGCTGCGCGCCGTCGCAGAAGCCGAAAAGGCACGTATCGAGGCCCATGCGCCGCGTGGCTACCTGCCGATCGAAGGCATCGCTGCCTATGACAAGGCCGTGCAGGAACTGCTGTTCGGCAAGGGCGCAGCGCTGATCGAAGCCGGCCGCGTGATCACCACCCAAGCCCTGGGCGGCACTGGCGCCCTGAAGATCGGCGCCGACTTCCTCAAACGCCTGCTGCCCGATGCCACCGTGGCCATCAGCGACCCGAGCTGGGAAAACCACCGCGCGCTGTTCGAGGCGGCCGGCTTCCCGGTGCAGAACTACCGCTACTACGATCCGTTCAGCAACGGCGTGAACCGTGGCGGTCTGCTCGAAGACCTGCGCAACCTGCCGGCGCGCTCCATCGTCGTGCTGCACGCCTGCTGCCACAACCCGACTGGTGTCGACCTGCAGATGGAAGACTGGAAAGCCGTGCTGGAAGTGTTGCGCGAGCGCGAGCACGTGCCCTTCCTCGATATCGCCTACCAGGGCTTCGGTGACGGTATCGATCAGGACGCCGAAGCCGTGCGCCTGTTCGCCGATTCGGGCCTGGAGTTCTTCGTCTCCAGCTCCTTCTCCAAGTCGTTCTCGCTGTATGGCGAGCGCGTCGGCGCGCTGTCGCTGGTCACCGGCAGCCGCGAAGAGGCTACCCGCGTACTGTCGCAGCTCAAGCGCGTGATCCGCACCAACTACTCCAACCCGCCGACCCACGGCGCCACTGTGGTCGCCAGCGTGCTCAACAGCCCCGAGCTACGCGCCATGTGGGAAGCGGAGCTGGGCGAGATGCGCGAACGCATCCGCAACATGCGCCTGGCCATGGTCGAGCAACTGGCTGCCCTGGGTGCCAAGCGCGACTTCGGCTTCGTTGCCGAGCAACGCGGCATGTTCTCCTACTCCGGCCTCACCGTGGAGCAGGTCGAGCGCCTCAAGGAAGAGTTCGGCATCTACGCCGTCGGCACCGGTCGCATCTGCGTCGCTGCCCTGAACAACGGCAACCTGGACAGCGTCACCCGCGCGATTCATGCGGTGCTGTAA
- a CDS encoding MDR family MFS transporter → MMSAMLGAFMAVLDIQITNSSLKDIQGALSATLEEGSWISTSYLVAEIIMIPLTAWLVQLLSARRLAVWVSVGFLIASLLCSMAWSLESMIVFRALQGFTGGALIPLAFTMTLIKLPEHHRAKGMALFAITATFAPSIGPTLGGWLTENWGWEYIFYINVPPGLIMIAGLLYGLEKKAPHWELLKTTDYAGILTLGLGLGCLQVFLEEGHRKDWLESQLIVGLGSVALVSLILFVILQLSRPNPLINLGVLRERNFGLSSISSLGLGVGLYGSIYVLPLYLAQIQGYNAMQIGEVIMWMGIPQLFLIPLVPKLMKIISPKWLCALGFALFGAASFFSGVLNPDFAGPQFNHIQIVRALGQPLVMVTVSLIATAYILPQDAGSASSLFNILRNLGGAIGIALLATLLDARTKVYFDYLRESIVPTNPQVDERLHLLAQTLGSEQAALARLSQIAHEQATIMAYNDAFHAIGIALAVSMLAILLTRKLPQNMAGASAAH, encoded by the coding sequence GTGATGAGCGCCATGCTCGGCGCCTTCATGGCGGTGCTGGACATCCAGATCACCAACTCCTCGCTCAAGGACATCCAGGGCGCGCTATCGGCCACACTGGAGGAAGGTTCGTGGATTTCCACGTCCTATCTGGTGGCCGAGATCATCATGATTCCGCTGACCGCCTGGTTGGTGCAGTTGCTCTCGGCGCGGCGCCTGGCGGTGTGGGTATCAGTGGGCTTTCTGATCGCCTCGCTGCTGTGCTCCATGGCCTGGAGCCTGGAGAGCATGATCGTGTTTCGCGCCCTGCAGGGCTTCACCGGCGGCGCGTTGATCCCGCTGGCGTTCACCATGACGCTGATCAAGCTACCCGAGCATCACCGCGCCAAGGGCATGGCGCTGTTCGCCATCACCGCTACCTTCGCCCCCTCCATCGGCCCCACGCTCGGCGGCTGGCTGACCGAGAACTGGGGCTGGGAATACATCTTCTACATCAACGTCCCGCCTGGCCTGATCATGATTGCCGGCCTGCTCTACGGCCTGGAGAAGAAGGCGCCGCACTGGGAGCTGCTGAAGACCACCGACTACGCCGGCATCCTCACTCTGGGCCTGGGCCTGGGCTGCCTGCAGGTGTTTCTCGAGGAAGGTCACCGCAAGGACTGGCTGGAATCGCAACTGATCGTGGGCCTGGGCAGCGTGGCGCTGGTCAGCCTGATCCTGTTCGTCATCCTGCAGCTTTCCCGCCCCAACCCGCTGATCAACCTCGGCGTGCTGCGCGAGCGCAACTTCGGCCTGTCCAGCATTTCCAGCCTGGGGCTCGGCGTGGGGCTGTACGGTTCGATCTACGTGCTGCCGCTGTATCTGGCACAAATCCAGGGCTACAACGCCATGCAGATCGGCGAGGTGATCATGTGGATGGGCATACCGCAGCTGTTCCTGATTCCGCTGGTGCCCAAGCTGATGAAGATCATCTCGCCGAAATGGCTGTGCGCCCTGGGCTTCGCCCTGTTCGGCGCGGCGAGTTTCTTCTCCGGCGTACTCAACCCGGACTTCGCCGGCCCGCAGTTCAACCATATCCAGATCGTCCGCGCGCTTGGCCAGCCGCTGGTGATGGTCACCGTATCGCTGATCGCCACAGCCTACATCCTGCCGCAGGATGCCGGCTCGGCCTCCAGTCTGTTCAACATCCTGCGCAACCTCGGCGGCGCCATCGGCATCGCCCTGCTGGCCACCCTGCTGGACGCCCGCACCAAGGTCTATTTCGACTACCTGCGCGAATCCATCGTGCCGACCAACCCGCAGGTGGACGAACGCCTGCACCTGCTGGCACAGACCCTGGGTAGCGAACAGGCGGCACTGGCCAGGCTGAGCCAGATCGCCCATGAACAGGCCACCATCATGGCCTACAACGATGCCTTCCATGCCATCGGCATCGCCCTAGCGGTGAGCATGCTGGCGATTCTGCTGACACGAAAGCTGCCGCAGAACATGGCTGGGGCCAGCGCGGCGCATTGA